One Hippoglossus stenolepis isolate QCI-W04-F060 chromosome 9, HSTE1.2, whole genome shotgun sequence genomic region harbors:
- the poc5 gene encoding centrosomal protein POC5 — MSSDEEEPTSPVLPNDSDHGSSVSSELQDEYEELLRYAVVAPKFETLTTAHLQRLSAPHLSAGSRKSQRKDDTKSQRPAGTSAEAKDGRHSSRSVRSSQASPLIVEPPTHSREPHAEEMGGHSSSRVSLLSDAASDRLQAATKRSRPNSPDPLTSDVTEMFVSEENISKMENILDTWSNNLKSNVLSELRRWKHVFVEQHKLEVRKEKERCAAQTAGLKAELNSLKELLHTYETSNQRKDEVIVNLSQVLDRQKEKMEKMRAFTQWRLRHTEAKEEAHAAQVAQQHYNQQLKKKVWFGWHALIQKHWKVKVEQACRARAEDVCAQLSTEYEAKLAEHCDAIEKAQAEIQRLRLERERYEESMKKAFMRGVCALNMEALSMFHTTEGPPEQPPAHDQHDPLPPQDEPGSATLAQLQAFPISSTRFSPVHFDRPDPPSHCDTDDMLGSGVPVARAEVPHPTTVVHSFLPLGGAASSHKQVGGRVVTASQQKPTKTVTARVTARPDMSKTARSNLQGSGVAPPMSSVIVERHHPVTQLTIGQATAAKFPRSTQHGHSSTGGRGPSRPQTSTCHVHSIKVVD, encoded by the exons atgtcatcagaCGAAGAGGAACCAACCAGTCCTGTTCTGCCCAATGACTCAGATCATGGCAGCTCTGTGTCCTCTGAGCTTCAg GATGAGTATGAGGAGCTCCTCCGCTATGCTGTGGTCGCTCCTAAGTTTGAGACGCTCACCACTGCTCACTTGCAGCGGCTGAGCGCCCCGCATCTGTCTGCAGGGAGTCGGAAGTCCCAGAGAAAAGATGACACAAAATCACAGCGCCCAGCAG GTACTTCCGCTGAAGCTAAAGACGGGAGGCACTCTAGCAGGAGTGTGAGATCATCACAGGCCTCACCCTTGATTGTTGAGCCCCCCACACACTCCAGAGAACCTCATG CTGAGGAGATGGGGGGTCACTCGTCTAGCAGGGTGTCACTGCTCTCAGACGCTGCCTCTGACAGGTTGCAGGCGGCAACTAAGAGGTCCAGGCCAAACAGCCCGGACCCCCTCACATCGGATGTGACGGAGATGTTCGTCTCggaggagaacatcagcaagatggAGAACATTCTGGACACGTGGAGTAACAATCTGAAG TCAAATGTGCTGAGCGAGCTGCGGAGGTGGAAGCATGTGTTTGTGGAGCAACACAAGCTGGAggtgaggaaggagaaggagcggTGTGCTGCTCAGACAGCTGGCCTGAAGGCAGAGCTGAACAGCCTCAAGGAGCTGCTCCACACCTATGAGACATCAAACCAGAGAAAAGATGAG GTGATTGTGAACCTGAGCCAGGTGTTggacagacaaaaagaaaagatggaaaagaTGAGGGCCTTCACACAGTGGAGACTTCGACACACCGAGGCCAAAGAAGAG GCTCATGCTGCTCAGGTAGCACAGCAGCACTACaatcagcagctgaagaagaaggTGTGGTTCGGCTGGCACGCTCTGATCCAGAAACACTGGAAGGTCAAGGTGGAGCAGGCTTGTCGCGCGAGGGCTGAAGACGTCTGCGCTCAACTGTCTACCGAGTATGAGGCCAAGCTGGCTGAG CACTGCGATGCGATAGAAAAGGCTCAGGCCGAGATTCAGAGACTACGACTGGAGCGGGAGCGCTATGAGGAATCCATGAAGAAAGCCTTCATGAGGGGCGTGTGTGCTCTCAACATGGAGGCTCTCAGCATGTTCCACACTACAGAGGGACCGCCCGAGCAACCTCCAGCTCACGATCAGCACG atcctctgcctcctcaggaTGAGCCTGGCTCTGCTACACTGGCTCAACTTCAAGCGTTTCCCATCTCTTCCACGCGGTTCAGCCCAGTTCACTTTGACCGCCCGGACCCTCCCTCCCATTGTGACACAGACGATATG TTGGGTTCTGGTGTCCCTGTGGCCAGAGCAGAAGTTCCCCATCCCACTACAGTGGTGCACAGCTTCCTACCACTTGGGGGCGCTGCAAGTTCCCACAAACAG GTCGGCGGTCGTGTTGTGACAGCCAGTcaacaaaaacccacaaaaacCGTAACTGCTCGAGTCACAGCGCGACCTGACATGAGTAAGACTGCACGCAGCAACCTGCAGGGGTCGGGTGTGGCTCCGCCCATGAGCTCTGTGATAGTTGAACGTCATCATCCTGTGACGCAG CTCACAATCGGTCAGGCCACGGCTGCAAAGTTTCCTCGCTCCACCCAACATGGCCACAGCTCCACCGGAGGCCGAGGCCCCTCCAGACCACAAACCAGCACGTGCCATGTACACTCCATCAAAGTAGTTGACTGA
- the ankdd1b gene encoding ankyrin repeat and death domain-containing protein 1B has product MEGKALALRAAIKKHCPTKENLDPRKWMREENVRAFSDFILNKNSDKDMDKSFDNKEMLLDAEREFMKAAKRNDVQTMKNLGRGLNANAKNVHNRTALHYAVAGKNKDAVQLLLQRRVKVDQKDKHGVAPIHLAAWFGSLEILKLLVQAGAEQKVENEEGLNILHCAAINNHTEIVEYIVNDLQMKELDKDDLTGHQAFALAAEHGCVDMLQMLMNPYEMASMKPNKRGDTPLHLAARNGHLDATHLLLLSFDTRDEVNMDGETALYQAADNAHEECVLALLEASCDPNIATTVNCSALHPVSERGDSSLVQVLLEYEAQTDFQNQHLEVPLHLAVIHSHIPVIHSLLKAGCNVNVTNKRSQTVMHLAAELARIEVVDMLLKAGLDLKIQDRQGKTALGVAARANEVIIVDMIIKAERYYNWKLANPGLNESVHDEYPLTFKLDHHNDTRQLRSMAWRLAYELLKPGDWKKLAEHWNFTKEQVWAIEEQWTGQHSYYEHGNRMLLIWLHGEQLTQRNPAKELYQGLIFTGSRKAADKIRMEAESVSHKSCSIS; this is encoded by the exons ATGGAGGGGAAAGCTTTGGCTTTGAGGGCGGCTATCAAGAAGCATTGCCCGACCAAGGAGAACCTGGACCCCAGAAAgtggatgagagaggagaaTGTGAGGGCCTTCTCTGACTTCATACTAAACAAAAACTCGGACAAAGACATGGACAAGAGCTTTGACAACAAAGAGATGT tgcTTGATGCAGAGCGGGAGTTTATGAAAGCAGCAAAGAGGAATGATGTGCAGACCATGAAGAACCTTGGGAGAGGTCTGAATGCCAACGCAAAGAATGTG CACAACCGGACTGCCCTTCACTACGCAGTGGCTGGCAAGAACAAGGACGCCGTTCAGCTTCTTCTGCAGCGCAGGGTCAAGGTGGATCAGAAGGACAAG CACGGTGTGGCACCCATTCATTTAGCTGCCTGGTTTGGCAGTTTGGAGATCTTGAAATTATTAGTGCAGGCCGGAGCCGAGCAGAAGGTCGAGAACGAG GAAGGACTGAACATTTTGCACTGTGCCGCCATCAACAACCACACTGAAATAGTTGAATATATTGTAAATGATCTACAGATGAAAGAACTGGACAAAGATGACCTG ACAGGGCACCAGGCGTTTGCGTTGGCGGCAGAGCACGGATGTGTTGACATGTTACAGATGCTGATGAATCCATATGAAATGGCCTCCATGAAGCCcaacaag AGAGGCGACACGCCCCTGCACTTAGCTGCCAGGAACGGCCACTTGGACGCcacacatctgctgctgctgagctttgATACCCGGGATGAAGTCAACATG GATGGTGAGACAGCTCTGTACCAGGCTGCAGACAACGCTCATGAAGAATGTGTGCTGGCCCTGCTGGAGGCCAGCTGTGACCCCAACATCGCCACAACG GTCAACTGCAGCGCTCTCCATCCAGTCTCAGAGAGAGGCGACAGTTCTCTTGTCCAAGTCCTGTTAGAATACGAAGCCCAAACTGACTTTCAGAATCAG CACCTGGAGGTTCCTCTCCACCTGGCAGTGATCCACAGTCACATCCCCGTCATCCATTCTCTCCTGAAAGCTGGCTGCAACGTTAATGTCACCAATAAG AGGTCCCAGACTGTTATGCATCTTGCTGCAGAGCTGGCCAGGATAGAAGTTGTGGACATGCTTCTTAAAGCTGGGCTGGATCTGAAAATCCAGGACAGG CAGGGTAAAACAGCTCTGGGTGTGGCAGCCAGAGCAAATGAGGTGATTATTGTGGACATGATCATCAAAGCAGAGAGATACTACAACTGGAAGTTG GCCAACCCTGGGCTTAATGAGAGCGTTCATGACGAGTATCCGCTAACGTTTAAACTCGACCACCACAATGACACCAGGCAGCTCCGTTCCATGGCCTGGCGCCTGGCCTACGAGCTGCTGAAGCCGGGAGACTGGAAGAAACTGGCAGAACACTGGAACTTCACTAAGGAGCAAGTGTGGGCCATCGAGGAGCAGTGGACAG gtCAGCACAGCTACTATGAGCATGGGAACAGGATGCTGCTGATCTGGCTCCACGGTGAGCAGTTGACTCAGAGGAACCCAGCAAAAGAACTCTACCAGGGCCTCATCTTCACAGGGAGCAGGAAAGCTGCAG ATAAGATTCGGATGGAAGCAGAAAGTGTCAGCCATAAGAGCTGCAGCATATCATGA
- the polk gene encoding DNA polymerase kappa isoform X1, which translates to MENGVESSKGEGFLSRMALNDNKAGMEGLDRDKINKIIMESSKGSRFYENERKREQQVNQRIEKMMLQKAQITDQQLKTAQAQVDRLASALESGRDLSRAIVHVDMDAFYAAVEMRDCPELKDKPMGVGSMSMLSTSNYHARKYGVRAAMPGFIAKKLCPNLVIVPTNFDKYRAVSEEIREIFADYDPHFQPMSLDEAYLDFTDHLDQRQNWPDSSRTHRFRTTNTTTGEDQIEFQREATPEVIDLSPVLFEDSPSSSPCLLGSEAAAAGGGGGAFEVFGMSLEEAVREMRFRIEQKTMLTASAGIAPNMMLAKVCSDMNKPNGQYRLPSTRAAVMDFIQNLPIRKVSGVGKVSEKMLNALSVSSCSQLRQQMALLSLLFSETAWHHLLQVSMGLGSTYIQRHEERKSMSTERTFRELNTAEEQFSLCRKLCEDLAEDMKKEDLKGKTVTLKLKNVNFEVKSRALTLPYAVATADDIFAVAKDLLKTEIENEIPQPLRLRLMGVRISAFVTSDDKKPQQRSIISFLQPGKTDSDGCVKVKQQKPEREHLSSGSVQTCTVVCCPPTQKQEEVPWQSKKRGLEGGQTGEEPQLSFFQRAHAKRLQLQVAGSSTQVEGHRENPPVITSVESDGENIVEPSTDACTNSDSDLLENDLEAKASTSGCGASVSKSFTCPVCFRQVETTDLDAFNRHIDQCLSGSSRKPNQSTDPDSESDSDLESYQKEREVKDKWREECEVREVEVNTVDLQHQHSLKTDDPIQTVLSNIDNKTATSQQPQLCSVLMCPVCQLTQDTDDLTVFNRHVDLCLNQEVLNELGGRTSSPINPPSVTNGKATERGSLLPRQASRGKNKRQDCPSSSPSKRAKGSGPVNTIDRFFR; encoded by the exons ATGGAGAATGGGGTCGAATCCTCCAAAGGAGAGGGCTTCCTCTCCAGAATGGCCCTCAACGACAACAAGGCTGGTATGGAGGGTCTGGACAGGGACAAGATCAACAAGATCATCATGGAGTCGTCCAAG GGATCAAGGTTTTATGAGAATGAGCggaagagagagcagcaggtgaACCAGCGCATTGAGAAAATGATGCTTCAAAAggcacagatcacagatcagcAGCTAAAGACGGCTCAAGCTCAA GTGGACAGGTTGGCCTCAGCGCTGGAGAGTGGTCGTGATCTAAGCCGTGCGATTGTGCATGTGGACATGGACGCTTTCTACGCTGCTGTGGAGATGAGAGACTGTCCTGAGCTGAAGGACAAACCCATGGGTGTAGGATCCATGAGCATGCTG TCAACATCTAACTACCATGCCAGGAAGTACGGGGTCCGAGCTGCTATGCCCGGCTTCATTGCAAAAAAACTCTGCCCTAACTTAGTCATTGTTCCAACCAACTTTGATAAATACAGAGCTGTGAGTGAGGAG ATCCGGGAGATTTTTGCCGACTATGACCCTCACTTCCAGCCAATGAGCCTGGATGAAGCCTATCTGGATTTCACAGACCATCTGGACCAGAGGCAGAACTGGCCGGACTCCTCTCGTACACATCGCTTCCgcaccaccaacaccaccacag GTGAAGATCAGATTGAGTTTCAGCGAGAGGCAACTCCAGAGGTGATAGACCTGTCTCCAGTGCTGTTTGAGGATAGCCCCAGCTCCTCTCCCTGCTTGCTGGgctctgaagctgctgctgctggtggtggtggtggtgctttCGAGGTGTTTGGGATGTCTCTGGAGGAAGCTGTGAGAGAGATGCGCTTCCGCATTGAGCAGAAGACGATGCTGACTGCCAGTGCAG GCATCGCTCCAAACATGATGCTTGCCAAGGTGTGCAGTGACATGAACAAGCCCAACGGCCAGTACAGACTCCCATCCACCAGAGCGGCGGTCATGGACTTCATCCAGAATCTTCCAATTCGCAAA GTTTCTGGGGTCGGGAAGGTGAGTGAGAAGATGCTGAATGCTCTCAGCGTCAGTAGCTGTTCTCAACTCAGACAGCAGATGGCGCTGCTGTCGTTGTTGTTCTCTGAGACGGCCTGGCACCATCTCTTGCAGGTTTCCATGGGTCTAGGCTCCACATATATACAAAG GCacgaagaaagaaaaagcatgaGCACAGAGAG GACATTCAGAGAACTCAATACAGCTGAGGAGCAGTTTTCTTTGTGCAGGAAGCTTTGTGAAGATTTAGCAGAAGACATGAAGAAAGAGGACCTGAAG gGTAAAACGGTGACGCTGAAGCTGAAGAACGTTAACTTTGAGGTGAAGAGCAGGGCGCTGACGCTGCCGTACGCTGTCGCCACGGCGGATGACATCTTTGCTGTTGCTAAGGACCtactgaaaacagaaatagaaaatgaaataccCCAGCCACTCAGACTACGGCTCATGG GTGTTCGCATTTCTGCATTTGTCACCTCTGATGACAAaaagccgcagcagaggagcatCATTAGCTTTCTTCAACCAGGCAAGACAGACTCCGATGGCTGCGTCAAAGTGAAGCAGCAAAAACCCGAGAGGGAGCATCTCTCCAGTGGCTCCGTCCAAACCTGCACCGTCGTCTGTTGTCCCCCGACGCAGAAACAGGAGGAAGTTCCCTGGCAGAGCAAGAAAAGGGGGTTAGAAGGAGGCCAGACTGGTGAGGAACCCCAACTGTCTTTCTTCCAGAGGGCCCATGCTAAAAGATTACAACTGCAGGTGGCAGGTTCAAGCACACAGGTGGAAGGACACAGGGAGAATCCGCCTGTAATTACCTCCGTAGAGTCTGATGGTGAAAATATTGTAGAGCCTTCAACAGATGCCTGCACGAATAGCGACTCTGATCTCCTAGAAAATGACTTGGAGGCCAAAGCATCCACATCAGGCTGTGGTGCCTCAGTGTCAAAGAGCTTCACTTGTCCAGTGTGTTTCAGGCAGGTGGAGACGACAGATTTAGATGCCTTCAACAGACACATAGACCAGTGTCTGAGTGGATCCTCAAGAAAGCCCAACCAAAGCACAGATCCGGACTCAGAGTCAGATTCGGACTTGGAGAGTTACCAAAAAGAACGTGAGGTAAAGGATAAATGGAGGGAGGAGTGTGAGgtcagagaggtggaggtgaacaCAGTCGATCTTCAACACCAACACAGCTTGAAAACAGATGATCCTATTCAAACTGTCTTGTCGAACATTGACAATAAAACTGCGACCTCGCAACAGCCTCAGTTGTGCAGTGTCCTCATGTGCCCGGTGTGTCAGCTGACCCAGGACACAGACGACCTCACCGTCTTCAACCGCCACGTCGACCTCTGCCTGAACCAGGAGGTCCTGAATGAGCTGGGGGGACGCACGTCATCGCCCATAAATCCACCTTCAGTAACAAATGGCAAGGccacag AGAGAGGCTCCCTCCTGCCAAGGCAAGCAAGTAGAGGCAAAAACAAAAG ACAGGActgtccttcctcttctccatcaaAGAGGGCTAAAGGCTCCGGTCCTGTCAACACCATTGACAGGTTCTTCAGGTGA
- the polk gene encoding DNA polymerase kappa isoform X2: MENGVESSKGEGFLSRMALNDNKAGMEGLDRDKINKIIMESSKGSRFYENERKREQQVNQRIEKMMLQKAQITDQQLKTAQAQVDRLASALESGRDLSRAIVHVDMDAFYAAVEMRDCPELKDKPMGVGSMSMLSTSNYHARKYGVRAAMPGFIAKKLCPNLVIVPTNFDKYRAVSEEIREIFADYDPHFQPMSLDEAYLDFTDHLDQRQNWPDSSRTHRFRTTNTTTGEDQIEFQREATPEVIDLSPVLFEDSPSSSPCLLGSEAAAAGGGGGAFEVFGMSLEEAVREMRFRIEQKTMLTASAGIAPNMMLAKVCSDMNKPNGQYRLPSTRAAVMDFIQNLPIRKVSGVGKVSEKMLNALSVSSCSQLRQQMALLSLLFSETAWHHLLQVSMGLGSTYIQRHEERKSMSTERTFRELNTAEEQFSLCRKLCEDLAEDMKKEDLKGKTVTLKLKNVNFEVKSRALTLPYAVATADDIFAVAKDLLKTEIENEIPQPLRLRLMGVRISAFVTSDDKKPQQRSIISFLQPGKTDSDGCVKVKQQKPEREHLSSGSVQTCTVVCCPPTQKQEEVPWQSKKRGLEGGQTGEEPQLSFFQRAHAKRLQLQVAGSSTQVEGHRENPPVITSVESDGENIVEPSTDACTNSDSDLLENDLEAKASTSGCGASVSKSFTCPVCFRQVETTDLDAFNRHIDQCLSGSSRKPNQSTDPDSESDSDLESYQKEREVKDKWREECEVREVEVNTVDLQHQHSLKTDDPIQTVLSNIDNKTATSQQPQLCSVLMCPVCQLTQDTDDLTVFNRHVDLCLNQEVLNELGGRTSSPINPPSVTNGKATDNRYKKGFYPSVPVHRERLPPAKASK, encoded by the exons ATGGAGAATGGGGTCGAATCCTCCAAAGGAGAGGGCTTCCTCTCCAGAATGGCCCTCAACGACAACAAGGCTGGTATGGAGGGTCTGGACAGGGACAAGATCAACAAGATCATCATGGAGTCGTCCAAG GGATCAAGGTTTTATGAGAATGAGCggaagagagagcagcaggtgaACCAGCGCATTGAGAAAATGATGCTTCAAAAggcacagatcacagatcagcAGCTAAAGACGGCTCAAGCTCAA GTGGACAGGTTGGCCTCAGCGCTGGAGAGTGGTCGTGATCTAAGCCGTGCGATTGTGCATGTGGACATGGACGCTTTCTACGCTGCTGTGGAGATGAGAGACTGTCCTGAGCTGAAGGACAAACCCATGGGTGTAGGATCCATGAGCATGCTG TCAACATCTAACTACCATGCCAGGAAGTACGGGGTCCGAGCTGCTATGCCCGGCTTCATTGCAAAAAAACTCTGCCCTAACTTAGTCATTGTTCCAACCAACTTTGATAAATACAGAGCTGTGAGTGAGGAG ATCCGGGAGATTTTTGCCGACTATGACCCTCACTTCCAGCCAATGAGCCTGGATGAAGCCTATCTGGATTTCACAGACCATCTGGACCAGAGGCAGAACTGGCCGGACTCCTCTCGTACACATCGCTTCCgcaccaccaacaccaccacag GTGAAGATCAGATTGAGTTTCAGCGAGAGGCAACTCCAGAGGTGATAGACCTGTCTCCAGTGCTGTTTGAGGATAGCCCCAGCTCCTCTCCCTGCTTGCTGGgctctgaagctgctgctgctggtggtggtggtggtgctttCGAGGTGTTTGGGATGTCTCTGGAGGAAGCTGTGAGAGAGATGCGCTTCCGCATTGAGCAGAAGACGATGCTGACTGCCAGTGCAG GCATCGCTCCAAACATGATGCTTGCCAAGGTGTGCAGTGACATGAACAAGCCCAACGGCCAGTACAGACTCCCATCCACCAGAGCGGCGGTCATGGACTTCATCCAGAATCTTCCAATTCGCAAA GTTTCTGGGGTCGGGAAGGTGAGTGAGAAGATGCTGAATGCTCTCAGCGTCAGTAGCTGTTCTCAACTCAGACAGCAGATGGCGCTGCTGTCGTTGTTGTTCTCTGAGACGGCCTGGCACCATCTCTTGCAGGTTTCCATGGGTCTAGGCTCCACATATATACAAAG GCacgaagaaagaaaaagcatgaGCACAGAGAG GACATTCAGAGAACTCAATACAGCTGAGGAGCAGTTTTCTTTGTGCAGGAAGCTTTGTGAAGATTTAGCAGAAGACATGAAGAAAGAGGACCTGAAG gGTAAAACGGTGACGCTGAAGCTGAAGAACGTTAACTTTGAGGTGAAGAGCAGGGCGCTGACGCTGCCGTACGCTGTCGCCACGGCGGATGACATCTTTGCTGTTGCTAAGGACCtactgaaaacagaaatagaaaatgaaataccCCAGCCACTCAGACTACGGCTCATGG GTGTTCGCATTTCTGCATTTGTCACCTCTGATGACAAaaagccgcagcagaggagcatCATTAGCTTTCTTCAACCAGGCAAGACAGACTCCGATGGCTGCGTCAAAGTGAAGCAGCAAAAACCCGAGAGGGAGCATCTCTCCAGTGGCTCCGTCCAAACCTGCACCGTCGTCTGTTGTCCCCCGACGCAGAAACAGGAGGAAGTTCCCTGGCAGAGCAAGAAAAGGGGGTTAGAAGGAGGCCAGACTGGTGAGGAACCCCAACTGTCTTTCTTCCAGAGGGCCCATGCTAAAAGATTACAACTGCAGGTGGCAGGTTCAAGCACACAGGTGGAAGGACACAGGGAGAATCCGCCTGTAATTACCTCCGTAGAGTCTGATGGTGAAAATATTGTAGAGCCTTCAACAGATGCCTGCACGAATAGCGACTCTGATCTCCTAGAAAATGACTTGGAGGCCAAAGCATCCACATCAGGCTGTGGTGCCTCAGTGTCAAAGAGCTTCACTTGTCCAGTGTGTTTCAGGCAGGTGGAGACGACAGATTTAGATGCCTTCAACAGACACATAGACCAGTGTCTGAGTGGATCCTCAAGAAAGCCCAACCAAAGCACAGATCCGGACTCAGAGTCAGATTCGGACTTGGAGAGTTACCAAAAAGAACGTGAGGTAAAGGATAAATGGAGGGAGGAGTGTGAGgtcagagaggtggaggtgaacaCAGTCGATCTTCAACACCAACACAGCTTGAAAACAGATGATCCTATTCAAACTGTCTTGTCGAACATTGACAATAAAACTGCGACCTCGCAACAGCCTCAGTTGTGCAGTGTCCTCATGTGCCCGGTGTGTCAGCTGACCCAGGACACAGACGACCTCACCGTCTTCAACCGCCACGTCGACCTCTGCCTGAACCAGGAGGTCCTGAATGAGCTGGGGGGACGCACGTCATCGCCCATAAATCCACCTTCAGTAACAAATGGCAAGGccacag acaACAGATACAAAAAAGGTTTCTATCCATCTGTTCCTGTTCACAGAGAGAGGCTCCCTCCTGCCAAGGCAAGCAAGTAG